The Hemibagrus wyckioides isolate EC202008001 linkage group LG26, SWU_Hwy_1.0, whole genome shotgun sequence DNA window ttttgttttccattttgaACAATAGAAGGTGTTCTAGTGATACAGTTCTGTTTTTACCTTGTGACCTTTTACATCTAAGCTTGTAGAAGATCAGCACTAATCCAACAGCCAACAGCAGGAGCACAAAGACGaccacagtgatgatgatgatgttgatggagGAACCGGCTGAAAAGATCAGAGGAGAAAGGAGCTGATGATGAAGCTCAGTCAAATTATGCAGGTGATGAATGTGAATGATGCTGATAATCAAAGTGAGAACTCATTTTCCGtcatgaatttattttcattcttatCACTGCAATGTTGGTCATTTGTTCACAGGGAAGACTTCAGGATGCTTTTTGGGATGCATTCTACCAACTAGGATAGTATAGCAACACCATAGCAACCAACTGGAATATAACAACCACCTTAGAAAACTTTAGCAACCATATGGGAAAGCATAGCAACCAGCTAATAACACCCTAGCAATCACCTGAATTATCAGAGCAACTACCTAGCAACACCTTAGCAACTACCTAGAATGTCAACTAGCAAAAGTCCCCATAGCAACACTCTAACAACTCCCTGGAATACCATACAATCACCTGACAACACCCTAACAAACATATGGAATACCATACAATCACCTGACAACACCCTAACAAACACATGGAATACCATACCAACATACAAGCAACCACCTGGAATGCCACAGGTTATCAGAGCAACCATCTGTAATAGAATAGAAACTTCCtaataataacaaatcaacTATCTGGAATGCCACAGAAACTGCCATGCAACACTCCATCAACCAACTTGGATAGCACAGCAACCATTTAGCAGTACCTTAACAACTAACTGGCTTAGCACATCTACCACATAGCAACACGGTAGCAAACAACTGGGTGCATAATAACCACTTAACAACATGACAGCTACCAAGCAAAACCCTAGCAACCAAATTATTTAGCTTAGCTATGACCTTTCAGAACAGAGAACAGACcataaatgtgtgtattgtaaagtCTTACCAGACTCAGATTTGGTTAATGTGCCGTCTGGACTCTCTGGTGTGTCGTCTGTTACTTCTGTTTACAGAAACCATAAAGTAAAACTGTGTTCATAAATTAAtggacaaaaaaacacaaatcataACACTGACTGTGGTTTCCTCTGAACTTTGTGGGTTTAAAAAAATTCCTGACATAAAGCCTGTCTTCAGCTAGATTTCCAAACAGATATCAAGCAGCAGTAAGAGTCATTATACCATTTAGAGGAACTATTTTTAACTGAGTTATTCTTTCAGTAATTCACTGCAATATGATGGTAAAAAAATCTCACCAGTACCTCGGAGCTGAATTACTGTGAAGAGCGAATGATAACTGACTGCAGTCTCTTCATTAATAACTACACAGGAATAAACTCCAACATCATCTTCTCTCACATCAGTGatgttcacactgaaaactTTATTCCTCCTGTCATCAGAAATGGAGAATCTGTCGTCCTGGTGCGGTTGTGTTCCGCTGGTCCGGATCAGTTCAGTACCAGCGATAGTGTCCAGTCTGTAGAAGGACTTGGTGTTTGTTTTAAACTCTACTGGATAGGAGCAGCTGATCATCAGAGTCTGTTCCAAATAACCTTTTACTGTTTTTGTCCCACAACATGGAtctgtcaatcacacacactgaattagtGTAGAATTATTTCTCTCCCAGCTGTCATGAGTTCAGCTTTTACTGAAATCTATATTCATGTGCTTTATGTGTACAAAGGAGAACAACGTCCCTGTGATTCTGCTCTAGAAGCAAAATTAACAGggttacattttaaatatattacacttcacCTGATTTTATATTTCTGATTTTCAGGCAAAATCTCTACATTTaaatcaatatttttatttaattattagatCAGCTGAACCTGCTGGGTTTATTGtggaatatatttaaaaattaaaaaaatgtaatgactAAATGTATCAAATGTCAAAGATCTAAAAATTTCTCACCACTTTTCACTCTCAGGTTGATGTTGTGATTCCACCCTCTGATCTCTCCAATCTGATACATTCCAGTATCCTGTAAACTCAGGTTTCTGAATATCAGTGAAATGATTCCTTCAGTAAAAGAGTAAAACAGAGAAAATCTGTCCTTATGAACCCCTTTCTGTAAATCTGAGACCTGAGCTGTTATTAAATATTCAcactctgtttgtgtttttattttgcaaaaatacacagatgaCCTGATACTAATTGGGTTTTTGATTTCAATTACAACACGACCTCCAGGGTAACTGATCACATCAATGCAGTTCACTGAACCTGTCAATCAAAATGAAAGGATTTCAGTCATCTTTCTGATAATAAACACCTCCAAATTCTCTCAGTACTACAGTTCAGCATTAAACTAACTGCAGCACAAATTCATAATGATTCATCAACTCTGGagtttgttatttaatgtataataacTGACCTGAGATCAGGTagaaggtgatgatgaggaagagcTTCTTCATTCTGAACTGAATTAAAGCTTCACTGATGTTCACAAAATCCTCTCTAATCATCTAaggagaaatgaaatgaaaatatgaaaactgCATATCATCATTTCTACATGTCTCTGCCTCCACTTCTCTCTGGTTTGGTCATTTCCTCTTTCTGTAGCATGTGTCTGTGTTGCACAACTTCACAGTCCTCCTACTGATAATGTTGAAACATCGTCATCTATCAGttgatcaattaaaaaaatcacaatcaaAAAGATGCCAAAGCCGCCCTAACCCCCCCACAAACACCAGTTGAGAACACCTCTTTCTTTTTGCaatcctatctctctctctctctctctctctctctctctctctctccgtctctctctctctctctctctctctctctctctctctctctctgtgtttctttttgtgGTAGGATTGAAACAGCTTTCGTGGTCTTTGactggtgaacacacacacacttctatttgGTTAtttcctctctcctgtatgATGGATGTGTGTTTGCTATTTGTGTCTAAGTTTTTACCATCAGCACTAATGTCCAGATAATTCCAGAATCAGGACAGTATGTTAGTAGACTGCAGGTCAGATATGTCTGGAATTATGTCACCCTGATATCTGATATTTTACTGCCACTGCAGTCAGAGTTACAGTAGAACAGACAGATTTTGGTTCAAATCAACTTGATGATAATAATTatctttttctccacagtcAGCTCTTATGTTCCAGATCTTTCTTTACTGACAGATCACATAAAACAAATTTGAAACGAAAAACTAATAATATCTGCACAACTGCTTGACAAAAACATGTGCTCATCTGTCCAGCTGTTTCTCAACTGAATCAGTTTGTACAACAGTTTGAGCAACTGACTTTAGCAACTGTTTAGCAACATTTtctgtgtacatatatacacagtactgtaaaaatgtgaagaaattctgtaaaataagaatgctttaaaaaataaaagtgttcataatgaattattttaggTAGACCTGCACACAGTTTATGAAGGAATTGGCAGGtaggttgttccaaacatcttggagaACTAACAAGAGATCTTCTGTAGATGTAGGCTGCTTCAAATCCTCctgtctcttcatgtaatcccCGACAGACTGGATGATGTTGAGATCATTACTCCTGACCAAAATTCCAACTCCATTTGCACAAATGCAGCCACAAACACGCAGgaacctccaccatgcttcattgTTGCATTTAGACACTCAGTATTGTTCCACTCT harbors:
- the LOC131347146 gene encoding CMRF35-like molecule 8 isoform X2, whose amino-acid sequence is MIREDFVNISEALIQFRMKKLFLIITFYLISGIISLIFRNLSLQDTGMYQIGEIRGWNHNINLRVKSDPCCGTKTVKGYLEQTLMISCSYPVEFKTNTKSFYRLDTIAGTELIRTSGTQPHQDDRFSISDDRRNKVFSVNITDVREDDVGVYSCVVINEETAVSYHSLFTVIQLREVTDDTPESPDGTLTKSESAGSSINIIIITVVVFVLLLLAVGLVLIFYKLRCKRSQGLLDRNVLESLSEIPHYDEIKDHTPYSNTEENAYYSTIPLSIIPSDPPNNVYATAQLPTIPSDPPNNVYATAQLPTIPSDPPNNVYATAQLPTIPSDPPNTVYTTAQLPTIPSDPPNTVYTTAQLPKIPFDPSNTVYAITELPTIPSDPPNTVYAI
- the LOC131347146 gene encoding uncharacterized protein LOC131347146 isoform X1, with translation MIREDFVNISEALIQFRMKKLFLIITFYLISGSVNCIDVISYPGGRVVIEIKNPISIRSSVYFCKIKTQTECEYLITAQVSDLQKGVHKDRFSLFYSFTEGIISLIFRNLSLQDTGMYQIGEIRGWNHNINLRVKSDPCCGTKTVKGYLEQTLMISCSYPVEFKTNTKSFYRLDTIAGTELIRTSGTQPHQDDRFSISDDRRNKVFSVNITDVREDDVGVYSCVVINEETAVSYHSLFTVIQLREVTDDTPESPDGTLTKSESAGSSINIIIITVVVFVLLLLAVGLVLIFYKLRCKRSQGLLDRNVLESLSEIPHYDEIKDHTPYSNTEENAYYSTIPLSIIPSDPPNNVYATAQLPTIPSDPPNNVYATAQLPTIPSDPPNNVYATAQLPTIPSDPPNTVYTTAQLPTIPSDPPNTVYTTAQLPKIPFDPSNTVYAITELPTIPSDPPNTVYAI
- the LOC131347146 gene encoding CMRF35-like molecule 8 isoform X3 — its product is MYQIGEIRGWNHNINLRVKSDPCCGTKTVKGYLEQTLMISCSYPVEFKTNTKSFYRLDTIAGTELIRTSGTQPHQDDRFSISDDRRNKVFSVNITDVREDDVGVYSCVVINEETAVSYHSLFTVIQLREVTDDTPESPDGTLTKSESAGSSINIIIITVVVFVLLLLAVGLVLIFYKLRCKRSQGLLDRNVLESLSEIPHYDEIKDHTPYSNTEENAYYSTIPLSIIPSDPPNNVYATAQLPTIPSDPPNNVYATAQLPTIPSDPPNNVYATAQLPTIPSDPPNTVYTTAQLPTIPSDPPNTVYTTAQLPKIPFDPSNTVYAITELPTIPSDPPNTVYAI